A region from the Sandaracinus amylolyticus genome encodes:
- a CDS encoding phosphate/phosphite/phosphonate ABC transporter substrate-binding protein: MGALAFVTGPVHLDEEGDDLRADLGSALSEALGASIVVESERSYTALRDRVIARDAALAWLPPGLFVRAHEAGAVGGVMRAERFAGARYQGAIFVRDGSSATRAEDLRGMRVAWVDRDSCAGYLFPRLALRDCGVDPDACFGSETFTDSHARVVAAVASGAVEAGATYVQLSDPERPSRGLAIAGWTAFAETRSMRAVVVSASIPSDAVCIGASVPDEVRVRWIEKLRAAHALPRVSRLLRAMLGADRLAPGTPEDYAPVREALLAEGALRS, from the coding sequence ATGGGAGCGCTCGCGTTCGTCACGGGGCCGGTGCACCTCGACGAGGAAGGCGACGATCTCCGCGCCGACCTCGGGTCCGCGCTGAGCGAGGCGCTGGGCGCCTCGATCGTCGTCGAGAGCGAGCGCAGCTACACCGCGCTGCGCGATCGGGTGATCGCGCGCGATGCCGCGCTCGCATGGCTCCCGCCGGGGCTCTTCGTGCGCGCGCACGAGGCCGGCGCGGTGGGCGGGGTGATGCGCGCCGAGCGCTTCGCGGGCGCACGGTACCAGGGCGCGATCTTCGTGCGCGATGGGTCGAGCGCGACGCGCGCCGAGGACCTCCGGGGCATGCGGGTGGCGTGGGTCGATCGCGACTCGTGCGCCGGGTACTTGTTCCCGCGGCTCGCGCTGCGCGACTGCGGGGTCGATCCCGACGCGTGCTTCGGCAGCGAGACCTTCACCGACAGCCACGCGCGCGTGGTCGCGGCGGTGGCGTCGGGCGCCGTCGAAGCCGGCGCGACGTACGTGCAGCTCAGCGATCCCGAGCGTCCGTCGCGCGGCCTGGCGATCGCCGGGTGGACCGCGTTCGCCGAGACGCGCTCGATGCGCGCGGTCGTCGTCAGCGCGTCGATCCCGAGCGACGCGGTGTGCATCGGCGCCTCGGTGCCCGACGAGGTGCGGGTGCGATGGATCGAGAAGCTGCGCGCCGCGCACGCGCTGCCGCGCGTGTCGCGCCTGCTTCGTGCGATGCTCGGCGCCGATCGGCTCGC
- a CDS encoding RNA polymerase sigma factor has product MTALALAIDPAPAAAREVPSFEAIYEQLFDFVWRSARRLGVAEAAIDDVVQEVFLVVHRRLGDFEGRSSPKTWVFAILLRVVSDWRRTQRRKGGHASYDAMASTQGEMVDERAECPAGALEQAEAVRLLHRLLDELDDDKRTVFVLAELEQTTAPEIAEMLGIPLNTVYSRLRAARIEFEKALARHRARESHRRAP; this is encoded by the coding sequence GTGACTGCGCTGGCGCTCGCGATCGATCCTGCTCCTGCGGCGGCGCGCGAGGTGCCGTCGTTCGAGGCGATCTACGAGCAGCTCTTCGACTTCGTGTGGCGCAGCGCGCGTCGCCTCGGCGTCGCGGAGGCGGCGATCGACGACGTGGTGCAGGAGGTCTTCCTCGTCGTGCATCGCCGGCTCGGCGACTTCGAGGGGCGTTCGTCGCCCAAGACGTGGGTGTTCGCGATCCTGCTGCGCGTCGTGTCGGACTGGCGGCGGACCCAGCGCCGCAAGGGCGGCCACGCGAGCTACGACGCGATGGCGTCGACGCAGGGCGAGATGGTCGACGAGCGCGCGGAGTGCCCGGCGGGCGCGCTCGAGCAGGCGGAGGCGGTTCGACTGCTGCACCGGCTGCTCGACGAGCTCGACGACGACAAGCGCACGGTGTTCGTGCTCGCGGAGCTCGAGCAGACGACGGCGCCGGAGATCGCGGAGATGCTCGGCATCCCGCTGAACACGGTGTACTCGCGGCTGCGCGCGGCGCGCATCGAGTTCGAGAAGGCGCTCGCGCGGCATCGCGCGCGCGAGTCGCACCGGAGGGCGCCGTGA
- a CDS encoding PD40 domain-containing protein — MKTRITSALAFVLALAASVAVVLPPLGTTSTAQEAAPRGSEAPPPEGAPVPPDEMLPNQVVIDVTAPERALYRIAVPNLLGDAEMGNSGAEVMRTDFRLVSLFEVLDARSFLADPAAEGLGITAAPWSSVGAQGVIKGQITRTGGQIRVEMRLYELARGTTATLSRTYNGAPGELRNFMHDFANLVMEQLTGRRGAFGTRITFARRVREGRKDVYVASFDGHSVSRVSSGRGVAMLPAFGPGGIWYSVLTDVGMFITRTGMEEAALIDAPESINMGVSICGSRAYFTSTRDGNAEIYSSALDGTDVRRLTDHPGIDVSPTCGGPGGLIAFVSNRHGSPQIFGMDSNGGGVRRLTFRGSYNQTPAWCPIGEERLLAFTGRAAGLDVFTVNIETQQYTRLTQGQGVNKDPAFSPDCRMVAFYSTRGGIFIASPEGLNQQLVVPGVAETLRWSR; from the coding sequence ATGAAGACCCGCATCACCTCCGCGCTCGCCTTCGTCCTCGCGCTCGCCGCGAGCGTCGCCGTCGTGCTTCCACCGCTCGGCACCACGTCGACCGCGCAGGAGGCCGCGCCGCGCGGCAGCGAGGCGCCGCCGCCCGAGGGCGCGCCGGTCCCGCCCGACGAGATGCTGCCGAACCAGGTCGTCATCGACGTCACCGCGCCCGAGCGCGCGCTCTATCGCATCGCGGTGCCGAACCTCCTCGGCGACGCCGAGATGGGCAACAGCGGCGCCGAGGTGATGCGCACCGACTTCCGCCTCGTCTCGCTCTTCGAGGTGCTCGACGCGCGCAGCTTCCTCGCCGATCCCGCCGCCGAGGGCCTCGGCATCACCGCCGCGCCGTGGAGCAGCGTCGGCGCGCAGGGCGTCATCAAGGGCCAGATCACCCGCACCGGCGGACAGATCCGCGTCGAGATGCGGCTCTACGAGCTCGCGCGCGGCACCACCGCGACGCTCTCGCGCACCTACAACGGCGCGCCCGGCGAGCTCCGCAACTTCATGCACGACTTCGCGAACCTCGTGATGGAGCAGCTCACGGGGCGCCGCGGCGCGTTCGGCACGCGCATCACGTTCGCGCGTCGCGTGCGCGAGGGCCGCAAGGACGTCTACGTCGCGAGCTTCGACGGGCACAGCGTCTCGCGCGTCTCGAGCGGTCGCGGGGTCGCGATGCTCCCGGCGTTCGGCCCCGGCGGCATCTGGTACTCGGTCCTCACCGACGTCGGCATGTTCATCACGCGCACCGGCATGGAGGAGGCCGCGCTGATCGACGCGCCCGAGTCGATCAACATGGGCGTCTCGATCTGCGGCAGCCGCGCGTACTTCACGAGCACGCGCGACGGCAACGCCGAGATCTACAGCTCCGCGCTCGACGGCACCGACGTGCGGCGCCTGACCGATCACCCCGGCATCGACGTGTCGCCGACCTGCGGCGGCCCCGGTGGGCTCATCGCGTTCGTCTCGAACCGCCACGGCAGCCCGCAGATCTTCGGGATGGACTCGAACGGCGGCGGCGTGCGCCGCCTGACGTTCCGCGGCTCGTACAACCAGACGCCCGCGTGGTGCCCGATCGGCGAGGAGCGCCTGCTCGCGTTCACCGGCCGCGCGGCGGGCCTCGACGTGTTCACGGTGAACATCGAGACCCAGCAGTACACGCGCCTCACCCAGGGCCAGGGCGTGAACAAGGACCCGGCGTTCTCGCCCGACTGCCGGATGGTCGCGTTCTACTCGACGCGCGGCGGCATCTTCATCGCCAGCCCCGAGGGCCTGAACCAGCAGCTCGTGGTCCCCGGCGTCGCCGAGACCCTCCGCTGGTCGCGCTGA
- a CDS encoding TonB C-terminal domain-containing protein, whose amino-acid sequence MNHVASTPLHLDDADLRPRSLFDRATPTPAQIAAGAATAFVVHVGLPLVVAAFVGVLAAVGALEEEPAELPPVEQVIQARFLQRGEIIDPSQLPNRRVPILRTDVPEPGPSKRAPTEPIPQPERERQRDSVADALQRLSDDAQIFAEAEERRVQEGDPEGIEGGDREASEGDLYAGRLSSFFKRGWRVATTLDCDTLRTLTARVSVTIADDLKVVGFRITGSSGNPDFDLSVEQQLQRLVDSQAVIPPPPEEAASNYIGRDIGFRFLGRDAC is encoded by the coding sequence ATGAACCACGTCGCGAGCACGCCCCTGCACCTCGACGACGCGGACCTCCGGCCGCGCTCGCTGTTCGATCGCGCCACGCCCACGCCCGCGCAGATCGCGGCGGGCGCAGCGACCGCGTTCGTGGTGCACGTCGGTCTGCCGCTGGTGGTCGCGGCGTTCGTCGGTGTGCTCGCCGCGGTCGGCGCGCTCGAGGAAGAGCCGGCCGAGCTCCCGCCGGTCGAGCAGGTGATCCAGGCGCGCTTCCTCCAGCGCGGCGAGATCATCGATCCGAGCCAGCTCCCGAACCGCCGCGTGCCGATCCTGCGCACCGACGTGCCCGAGCCCGGCCCGAGCAAGCGCGCCCCCACCGAGCCGATCCCCCAGCCGGAGCGCGAGCGCCAGCGCGACTCGGTCGCCGACGCGCTGCAGCGCCTGAGCGACGACGCGCAGATCTTCGCGGAAGCGGAAGAGCGCCGGGTGCAGGAAGGCGATCCCGAAGGCATCGAGGGCGGCGACCGCGAAGCGAGCGAAGGCGATCTCTACGCCGGACGCCTCAGCAGTTTCTTCAAGCGGGGATGGCGCGTCGCCACGACGCTCGACTGCGACACCCTGCGAACGCTGACCGCGCGGGTGAGCGTGACCATCGCCGACGATCTCAAGGTGGTCGGTTTCCGAATCACCGGATCGAGCGGCAACCCCGACTTCGACCTCTCGGTGGAGCAGCAGCTCCAGCGCCTCGTCGACTCGCAGGCCGTGATCCCGCCGCCTCCTGAGGAGGCGGCGAGCAACTACATCGGCCGCGACATCGGCTTCCGGTTTCTCGGACGCGACGCGTGCTGA
- a CDS encoding ExbD/TolR family protein, which produces MAMSTGGGGGRAPLSEINVTPLVDVMLVLLIIFMVAAPMMTSGVQVDLPNADAPPMDIEPEQMMLSIDAQQRVFLGEAEVPMERLEEALRTNARLQEEDEIFVQADHTVPYGFVVRVFTAIRAAGVESVGLVTDPLSAPDQPAAPTP; this is translated from the coding sequence ATGGCCATGTCGACCGGAGGAGGCGGCGGACGCGCGCCGCTGAGCGAGATCAACGTGACGCCGCTCGTCGACGTCATGCTGGTGCTCCTCATCATCTTCATGGTGGCGGCACCCATGATGACGTCGGGTGTGCAGGTCGATCTGCCGAACGCCGATGCACCGCCGATGGACATCGAGCCCGAGCAGATGATGCTCAGCATCGACGCGCAGCAGCGCGTCTTCCTGGGCGAGGCCGAGGTGCCGATGGAGCGCCTCGAGGAAGCGCTGCGCACCAACGCGCGGTTGCAGGAAGAGGACGAGATCTTCGTCCAGGCCGACCACACCGTGCCCTACGGCTTCGTGGTGCGCGTGTTCACCGCGATCCGCGCGGCGGGCGTGGAGAGCGTCGGCCTCGTCACCGATCCGCTGAGCGCCCCCGATCAGCCCGCTGCCCCGACGCCCTGA
- the tolQ gene encoding protein TolQ, producing the protein MGSLFLQAAATAPHRLDPMQLILHASLVVKLVMLVLAGMSLVCWFIIGTKLVRMMAAQRTSARFLDVFWSKEEGNVWGPERLEAIYARLGGLEASPLARVFHAGYVELAKVSQAGANAGDIENVERSLRRAQAGEMTRLENQLPFLATTGSVGPFIGLFGTVWGIMNSFLSIGAERGATLDVVAPGIAEALIATAIGLLAAIPAVMAYNYFIRRIRVIEAETEAFAIDYLNIVRRHFLT; encoded by the coding sequence ATGGGATCTCTCTTCCTCCAGGCCGCCGCGACGGCGCCTCACCGGCTCGACCCGATGCAGCTCATCCTGCACGCGTCGCTGGTCGTGAAGCTCGTCATGCTGGTGCTCGCCGGCATGTCGCTCGTGTGCTGGTTCATCATCGGGACGAAGCTCGTCCGCATGATGGCCGCGCAGCGCACCAGCGCGCGCTTCCTCGACGTCTTCTGGAGCAAGGAAGAAGGCAACGTGTGGGGCCCCGAGCGCCTCGAGGCGATCTACGCGCGCCTCGGTGGGCTCGAGGCGTCGCCCCTCGCGCGGGTCTTCCACGCCGGGTACGTCGAGCTCGCGAAGGTCTCGCAGGCGGGCGCGAACGCGGGCGACATCGAGAACGTCGAGCGCTCGCTGCGTCGCGCGCAGGCGGGCGAGATGACGCGCCTCGAGAACCAGCTCCCGTTCCTCGCGACGACGGGCTCGGTCGGCCCCTTCATCGGCCTCTTCGGGACCGTGTGGGGCATCATGAACTCGTTCCTCTCGATCGGCGCCGAGCGCGGCGCGACGCTCGACGTCGTGGCGCCCGGCATCGCGGAGGCGCTCATCGCGACGGCGATCGGCCTCCTCGCCGCGATCCCCGCGGTCATGGCCTACAACTACTTCATCCGCCGCATCCGCGTGATCGAGGCCGAGACCGAAGCGTTCGCGATCGACTACCTCAACATCGTCCGCAGGCACTTCCTGACCTGA
- a CDS encoding radical SAM protein, whose protein sequence is MIAAEIAGEACSQWNRRFAIRLRDGAEVEAVLYRGDTLCVSSQVGCAVRCPFCASGANGLARGLEIEELRAQVEQVEALGVALRGVTVSGVGEPLHNAARVIEFVTWCKARGTPASLTTSGGPTTKLASFLKDVPHHGLTISVHAGTEPTRARLVPHAPTLDALFTTIADALPHLSRRRRKKTALAYLLIAGENDGDDELDAFAARAVPLDLPVHLYALNEVPTSAMRGPGRARYEAAYARLCAAGLVVRMSSQARIEANGGCGTLIALRRRAAS, encoded by the coding sequence ATGATCGCAGCGGAGATCGCGGGCGAAGCGTGCTCGCAGTGGAACCGGCGCTTCGCGATCCGGCTCCGCGACGGCGCCGAGGTCGAGGCGGTGCTCTACCGCGGCGACACGCTCTGCGTGTCGTCGCAGGTCGGGTGCGCCGTGCGCTGTCCGTTCTGCGCGTCGGGCGCGAACGGGCTCGCGCGTGGGCTCGAGATCGAGGAGCTGCGCGCGCAGGTCGAGCAGGTCGAGGCGCTCGGGGTCGCGCTCCGCGGCGTGACCGTGTCGGGCGTGGGCGAGCCGCTCCACAACGCGGCGCGCGTCATCGAGTTCGTCACGTGGTGCAAGGCGCGCGGCACGCCTGCGAGCCTGACCACGTCGGGCGGCCCGACCACCAAGCTCGCGTCGTTCTTGAAGGACGTCCCCCACCACGGCCTCACGATCTCGGTCCACGCCGGCACCGAGCCCACGCGCGCACGGCTCGTCCCTCACGCCCCGACGCTCGACGCGCTCTTCACCACGATCGCCGACGCGCTGCCCCACCTGTCGCGACGCCGGCGCAAGAAGACCGCTCTCGCGTACCTGCTGATCGCAGGCGAGAACGACGGAGACGACGAGCTCGACGCGTTCGCGGCGCGCGCCGTCCCGCTCGATCTTCCGGTGCACCTCTACGCGCTCAACGAGGTCCCGACGAGCGCGATGCGCGGCCCCGGTCGCGCGCGCTACGAAGCCGCGTATGCGCGGCTGTGCGCGGCGGGCCTCGTCGTCCGCATGTCGTCGCAGGCGCGCATCGAGGCCAACGGGGGCTGCGGCACGCTGATCGCCCTGCGCCGCCGCGCCGCGTCCTGA
- a CDS encoding helix-turn-helix transcriptional regulator → MSVVERAYDLEAPEDLWVQGLLGAAAPMLDAGHGLMGAVFDFTTPDGTPHARAGAAVGGPDEWTLGWRDSWWDHVVHGLPRQVWVDALSFGPVTYASHAAQGVAQRIETFEEMLATLGSKGFAHVFGRTFTTEPAAASRFVSYPEALGVIASDPAGYSVGLFANRSANVTRPPGRVLRRTWSRVAAHVAAAHRLRRRIGPASSLDRADAVITPRGRVVHADGEAAQPERLEMIRHAAIAIDRARTARVRTTDEAFELWRALHEGRWSISDTFDHDGRRFLVARENEPASDPAPSLSRREQQVIDLLALGHSNKLIAYDLGISTSSVATHLRRAADKIGLSTTRELVRWARARRRPVER, encoded by the coding sequence ATGAGCGTCGTCGAGCGCGCCTACGATCTCGAGGCGCCGGAGGACCTCTGGGTCCAAGGACTTCTGGGCGCCGCAGCGCCCATGCTCGACGCCGGTCACGGACTGATGGGCGCCGTGTTCGACTTCACGACGCCCGACGGGACACCCCACGCGCGCGCCGGAGCCGCGGTCGGCGGCCCCGACGAGTGGACGCTCGGCTGGCGCGACAGCTGGTGGGACCACGTGGTGCACGGCCTTCCGCGCCAGGTCTGGGTCGACGCGCTCTCCTTCGGTCCCGTGACCTACGCGTCGCACGCCGCGCAGGGCGTCGCGCAGCGCATCGAGACGTTCGAGGAGATGCTCGCGACGCTCGGCAGCAAGGGCTTCGCGCACGTCTTCGGTCGCACGTTCACGACCGAGCCCGCGGCCGCGAGCCGCTTCGTCTCGTACCCCGAGGCGCTCGGCGTGATCGCGAGCGATCCCGCCGGCTACAGCGTCGGGCTCTTCGCGAACCGCAGCGCCAACGTCACGCGCCCGCCGGGCCGCGTCCTGCGCCGCACGTGGTCGCGCGTGGCCGCGCACGTCGCTGCCGCCCACCGCCTGCGCCGCCGCATCGGCCCGGCGTCGTCGCTCGACCGCGCCGACGCCGTGATCACGCCGCGCGGACGCGTCGTGCACGCCGACGGCGAGGCGGCGCAGCCCGAGCGCCTCGAGATGATCCGCCACGCCGCGATCGCCATCGACCGCGCGCGCACCGCGCGCGTCCGCACCACCGACGAGGCGTTCGAGCTCTGGCGCGCGCTCCACGAGGGCCGCTGGTCGATCAGCGACACCTTCGATCACGACGGCCGGCGCTTCCTCGTCGCGCGCGAGAACGAGCCCGCGAGCGACCCCGCGCCCTCGCTCTCGCGCCGCGAGCAGCAGGTGATCGACCTCCTCGCGCTCGGCCACTCGAACAAGCTGATCGCCTACGACCTCGGGATCTCCACCTCGAGCGTCGCCACGCACCTGCGCCGCGCCGCCGACAAGATCGGGCTCTCGACGACGCGCGAGCTCGTGCGCTGGGCGCGCGCGCGGCGTAGACCCGTGGAGCGATGA